One genomic segment of Natrialbaceae archaeon AArc-T1-2 includes these proteins:
- a CDS encoding PadR family transcriptional regulator has translation MYDLTGFQRDLLYVIAGEEEPHGLAIKEELEEYYEKEIHHGRLYPNLDTLVDKGLVEKGRRDRRTNFYTLTRRGRRELEARREWEAQYVDL, from the coding sequence ATGTACGACCTGACAGGATTCCAGCGAGACTTACTGTACGTCATCGCTGGGGAAGAAGAGCCGCATGGACTCGCGATCAAAGAGGAACTCGAGGAGTACTACGAGAAAGAGATTCACCACGGGCGACTGTATCCGAATCTCGATACCCTCGTCGATAAAGGACTCGTCGAGAAAGGTCGGCGCGACCGACGGACGAACTTCTACACGCTCACCCGGCGCGGACGGCGCGAACTCGAAGCGCGCAGAGAGTGGGAAGCCCAGTACGTCGACCTGTAA